A single region of the Larus michahellis chromosome W, bLarMic1.1, whole genome shotgun sequence genome encodes:
- the LOC141735484 gene encoding urea transporter 2-like codes for MKEFGAWLKDKPLMIQFIDWVLRGISQVMFVNNPLSGLIILAGFLVQNPWWTLTGCLGTVVSTLTALILGQDRSAIAAGLYGYNRVLVGLLMAVFSAKGDYHWWLLLLVVLVSMTCPVFTSALGSLFCKWDLPVFTLPFNLALTLYLAASGPHNLFFPTTVIQPATATPNITWTDVEMPTLLQSIPVRMGQVYGCDNPWTGGIFLIALFISSPLICLHAAIGSAVGMLAALSLATPFSKIYSGLWGYNSSLSCIAIGGMFYAFTWQTHLLAIACELFSAYLGAPVTNMLSVFGVPSGTWSFCLSALTFLLITTNNSAIYKLPLSKVTYPEAN; via the exons ATAAACCTCTCATGATCCAGTTTATTGACTGGGTACTGCGTGGGATATCCCAGGTGATGTTTGTCAACAATCCCCTCAGTGGGCTTATCATACTTGCTGGTTTCCTGGTGCAGAACCCATGGTGGACACTCACAGGCTGTTTAGGAACAGTTGTCTCAACTTTAACAGCACTTATTCTGGGTCAGGACAG ATCAGCCATAGCAGCAGGCCTGTATGGCTATAACAGGGTCTTGGTGGGATTGCTCATGGCCGTTTTCTCTGCTAAGGGAGACTACCACTGGTGGCTTCTACTGCTGGTAGTACTGGTGTCTATGACCTG CCCGGTTTTCACCAGCGCTTTAGGCTCACTCTTCTGTAAGTGGGATCTGCCTGTTTTCACCTTGCCTTTCAACTTGGCCTTGACCCTCTATCTGGCTGCATCAGGACCCCATAACCTCTTCTTCCCTACAACTGTCATTCAGCCTGCAACAGCAACACCAAACATCACCTGGACGGATGTGGAAATGCCAACG ctcctgcaatCCATTCCAGTCAGGATGGGTCAGGTTTATGGCTGTGATAACCCCTGGACTGGGGGAATTTTCCTGATTGCTTTATTTATCTCTTCTCCACTCATTTGTCTGCATGCAGCAATTGGATCAGCAGTGGGGATGCTGGCAG CACTGAGCTTAGCAACACCTTTTAGCAAAATCTACTCCGGCTTGTGGGGCTACAACAGCTCCCTCTCCTGCATTGCAATTGGAGGCATGTTCTACGCTTTCACCTGGCAGACACATTTGCTGGCAATTGCCTGCG AGCTCTTCAGTGCCTACCTGGGAGCACCAGTGACTAACATGTTGTCTGTG tttgGGGTGCCATCAGGAACCTGGTCTTTTTGCTTGTCTGCGCTGACCTTCCTGTTAATAACCACAAACAACTCTGCCATCTACAAGCTGCCACTCTCCAAAGTCACCTATCCAGAAGCCAACTGA